A segment of the Suncus etruscus isolate mSunEtr1 chromosome 19, mSunEtr1.pri.cur, whole genome shotgun sequence genome:
CTTTGGGGGTGTTCTTGTGCATCTCCTCATGGGACGCATTAACCAGCTTTGCTATCAGTACGACAAACTCCTCGAAGCTCAGCTGCTTGTCTCCATTTGTGTCCAGGTCCTCCATGATGTCTTTGATGACAGCCTCATTCCTGCACTTTTGCTGCAGTTTGGAGAGAGGAGGAAGTAAGAACTCACTGCAAACAGCACAGGGGTACAGAAAATGCCCAGGCATCAAAAGCATAAGAACCTTGATTCCTTAGCCTCAATACAAATAGAAATGACATAGACTCTGTGTGTACATTGAGCAGGAAGTGGGTATGTTCCTCACCCTGCTTTCCACCTTCTCTTTCATTCAGAGCTCTGGTTCTCTCCACTTTACAGGAAAGAACTGAGACCAGAGACCTTCATAGGACCATACAAGATACAGTGTTTTCTCCTTAGATCTACCTGACCAGGTAAAATATGTGTCTCCCAGAAAGATAGGcagcagaaggggaggaaaaggtcttataattatgttttttataGAGGATGACTCTcaagagcaaaagagagaaaatgcaaaTTCCAAGCTGATTCAACCTATGCCTTGCCCTTCCCAGCATCCTGCCCACTATACTCCTTTCTTCATGCCTTTCCCTCAATACCAGAGAAGTTGTGACAGGGTGAAAGATGGGAaggtggagggaagaagggacTCCTTCCCCTACCAAGGCTGCAGCTGCCTGTCTCCCATTCTCCCGATCACTGTAGCTCCAATGGAACCAACCCCCCTTCCCCTCCTGAGTAGTATCCCCAATGATCCAGCTTCCCTCCTGATAGCTTCTTGAAGATGAAAATGATGGCATGTGGGACTTTCAGGGTCAGGATCATGGGTCTAGAATCTTATTCTTGACCATCACCTGCTGTAGCTCTCTCCTCCACTAGACTAAGTGGCTTGTCTAGATCAGGTCCAGTAGGAATTAAGACTTACAGTGAGGAAGTTTGGCAGCTCTTTTTTGGCGAAATCTTTAAATTCTCTCTGGTTCATGGTGTCCGGGTGGCCCAGTCTGCGGGAGTACTGATGGAAGATGTTGATGATCAACTCAACGTTGTtctcgatccttggcatcctgtctGTTATCTTTGTGCACCTGTCTGAGCAATGGAGAAGCTGGGATCAGTCACTAGGAAAGACTCTTGGGATGTCTTGATGACTTCTAAGGGATGCAGGCAACCATGCCAGggagacataaaataaaaagaaaatacaagtccATAATTGGCAAATCAGAAATAGTGTTTGTAATACTTGGAGAGTAACAACAAACAGAAGGAAGTTTAAAGACTCCAGCAGAACATGAGCTAGGAAATGGAAGGAAACTTAATCATGAGTGGGTTCATCATGAGGAGTTCTAGAAGGAGATATGAAAAGAAGTTAGGTGTGTGGTGggaggatgagagagaaagaagataggGCAGCAGGCAGGCTCCAGCCTGGGCACGCCAACAGCTCACTTACCCAAACCAAGGAACCACACAGAGATTTTGACCATCGTGCTGAGGGCTTCAGCATTTATAGACAGATCATTTGAATATTGCCTCACTGGAGAACAGTGTGGTAACCTGAAATTGAGCTGTCACTGCCAGGAAGGGGGCAGGAGTGGGACAGGAAGTGTTCACATAACACTTCTGGTTATTTTATGAAATTCCCAGCCCAGGTCCTGGAGCTGATTTTTGAGGAAGCTGGTAGTAATCAcctgtcttctctctctgccCCTCCTTGCCTTGTGGAGGTCTGAAAACATTGTAGAGGCAGCACACATGGACTCTAATGCCCAGCAGACTCTTTGCTCTTGTGTTCAACGCAATAAAGAGAATTGAGCCTGCCTCCAGAGCTTTCTGGGCTTGGGGAGTGAGTCAGGCCTTAAACAGATCCTCAGAGATGGAGGTGGAATTTGTGAACCCAGAGAGTGACTGCAGATGAGGCACAGATTTCTGTTTCTTGGTCCTGAGAGATTCTTGACATCAGATACAAATGTTTTCAGTGACTCTACTTCTCTCCTAGCACCTTGACCCACCACAGAGCCATGTCTCACAGGGGTAGAGGAGGTGATTTCCTGCAGATCCCTGTACAAGCATTTACCTGCTCCACCTTGGCTGGGATCTTTGGTTTCTCAGTCCCACTCCCTACTACCCAGAACACAGTACACAAAATCCTGGAAGTGGGCCCCCATAGGCCAATATACACCCCTGTCCACATAAAAGTTTGTTCTGATGCTGTTACCTACCCCAGGAGTGCCCTATCCACCCTGCTGACTCAGTTCTGAGGCCAACTTGTCCAGGAAGCCCATTCTGCTTCCTCATTAGGAATTCCTTTCTTGTTTCCTATAGTGGCCATTACCTCTTCCTCTCTTGTTTTCAACTTATTTGCATGCTTTTTCTTTAAGGACAATTGACTTTACACCCTACTCAAGAGCTCTGATTCCTGGTTATGAACTTCCTAGTACAGAGCCCATGACTGGGCCCAGCAGATACCCCCACTTTTGTGAGTAAGCCACGTGATGTTCCTTGGCCCAGGAGCCCTAAGTAAAGCCTACAGTGGTGGATGCCTTCTTGcagcctctcctctcctctccatcatagagggcacttttttttttccaccttcACTGTCCTTTGATTTAATCTTCCCAAAGATGTTTCCTACTCTCTGGGCTTTCCTGAATCGTGATTAGTTTTTGTCAGAGAGAACAATTTTGGATTGAGAATATCTTGTCATGTACTTTTGAAATCTCATATAAAACTGTGCTTAAATTTTCagaccctggggctggagcagtggcgcaagcagtaaggcatctgccctgctggcattagcctaagatggactgtgattaaatcctgcatcccatatggtcccccaagccaggagtgatttctgagcgcatagccaggagtagcccctgagcattactgggtgtgatggcctaaaaaacaaaacaaaacaaaaaaatttcagatcagaagggcctgagtgatagcatagtggtaaggcatttgccttgcacatgctgacccaggacagacctgtgttcaatccccagcgtcccaactggtccctgagccaggagtgatttttgagctcaaagccgtaagtaacccctgagcatcactgggtgtggcccaaaaaacaaaaacaaaaatttcagtccagaataatagcacaacaggtagggtatttgctttgcatattgccaacccaggttcaaactttgaaatatccctgagcctgccaggagtaatttctgagctcagagtcaggagtaacccttgagcactgccaggtgtggcccaaaaacaaacaaaaatttcatatCAAAAGACCAGATATGTATTGCAGTGGTATAGCATAAGCCTTGTATGTCAGAAGCACAaattttgatccccaacatgaaaatattgaaaacagaGAGTTTAAACCAACTATGTGACCTTACACAATTTACTTAACCTCTCTAGGCCTTACTTTCTGTATCAGTGCAATAGGTTAATAACAGGACCAAGTTTGCAGACAGAAAGAATACACATAAAGTTGGAAGCATTCAATACATAAGGATCATTTGCTATCATATCATTTACACACACACTTACAACACTTCTGAGTGTTGAAAAGGTGCTCAACGCAGTGTCAAGCACTGTTTAGGCAGAGTTCATGCTGTAATCAATGAGCAAAAAGGTCTGCACTGTCTATCCCCACTGTGTGTTGATGGTAATGCTCCTGGGTAGTGTGATTTGGTGCTTGAGCCATAATTAGTAGGAAAATATTGTCCCCAAGATCATATTCCTAATCACACTGTAAACTTCTGAGTGTTACTAAAatggaaaatcttatgtatagaaataagttcttatctaatagagataagaatccataaattttgtaatacaggggcacctcccactctgaacatttgtcataaagattcaacttagacctcaagtgatcagacatcaaccatccaaccctgaacccctgATCCCAACCTTAGAGCATtctgatgacaaggaaacagcaacaatcttgATCCAAAttcaggttgccctacctcatcacctaatgttgagatgaaatcagaagaccctccatcctaggatctgtgcaaaaatcaagatcactaattacagaagactgactacaacaatctccactgagcagaacttttcctggcccataaagactctaacctaggcttcatcctaggatttgtgcaaaactatgatctctaattacagaaaactgactttgacaaccatgactgagcagaatatttcctggcatcataaagaaagaccttggggtttgacatgTAACATTTCCGGAGGAGCCTATAgtcggtctcatgacagtatccttcaagggtagagacaccctgtatctcttagatcaaggaaattttctttccaatatccccaatatttactgcactTATGCCTAAAAAAAGAACCTTGTCATATCtgtccatttttaatttaatttatttattatcttattgtattttttcttcctttccttttaattttatttatatttatagcttctagacaggggatTTTACAGGACCTACATTGTTTTCCTACAATCTGAGAAAAAATGTAGATGGGACCCAGGGACCAAGTGATCTAAGGagaattgagtgaaaataaaaaatggccaaacctaaatatccaaaccaaagctaacaatagaatcaagagacccaaactacaacaagcattacacaaaagggaccttttACACAACAATCCAGGGGCTAAtgggtggaggtatgagatgcatgctgggaactatggtggagggaggtcaacattggtggttggaatggtggttggaattcactgtcactatgtacctgaaagaCAACTGTGAAAatcttgtaattcatattggtctcatTAACAATACAGTGTCAATACATTCAATACGGCATCAAGCACTGTTCAGGCAGAGTCCATGCTTGAATCAATGAGCAAAAAGGTCTCTGCATGAGAGATAGTGCTAGACACATCCCCAGCAGCTGTGATTGTAAACAATATATGTATTCCCTCATCAAGTGCTCCTTCCATCTGACAGTTGAAAATACCAGCTGACAGTTACAGACAAGAGCAAGCAGAAGAGGCTGCGTGCACCTGCCCGCGCTAGCTTCTATTCTAGGCTGTGGCAGCTAGAGGCTATGTGAGTGTAGCCACAGCACCCTCTACTGTGTGCCTTCGCTTTTTTCATGAATTAATTTAGTAAAATTGGTTAACAGACCTGAAAGCAGAGAGACAGATCAATTGGAAGAGTTGGATAAATGGGAAGTCCAAATCCCCTGTGCCCAGGAACTCAGTTCATATTCAGACAGATgagtttaaaaaacaacaaactggTCCTGTCACCTGCAACTGTGACCGCTGATGTGATGGCTTCAGGGTTGGGGACACAAGGGAGAGGTGGAAACAGTGGCAAATGAGAAT
Coding sequences within it:
- the S100A9 gene encoding protein S100-A9: MPRIENNVELIINIFHQYSRRLGHPDTMNQREFKDFAKKELPNFLTQKCRNEAVIKDIMEDLDTNGDKQLSFEEFVVLIAKLVNASHEEMHKNTPKGQGHSHGPGLGGGR